One genomic window of Mus musculus strain C57BL/6J chromosome 4, GRCm38.p6 C57BL/6J includes the following:
- the Fam205a2 gene encoding protein FAM205A-2 isoform 2 (isoform 2 is encoded by transcript variant 2), with translation MKSQSWVPKQGNVRQLLCLDPSCQICEATTLEIRQLLQSKKSQISPALLGLPQRAACLEMPISSESFEWNQDFYSRYSTNSPVVPGNQTLTQLTEELTESTNADGVLLCWTDPLQIGQEFHLADMPMASETLVSPGLEEPVVLMNEEDTVHSNLNYIQQLQDHEALNSQIPFQTLTPQLTVTHPMAVSIVTDAPQPFLSPEVLRLLEIHVKKLMHFQRWGLPRRVEESLKQFMPNPPVYLPPEHNQPVSFILNTSSQDCVHRFEGISPETWYSYMDGQPIQTFWVSEWSSGDQGQRLSCKPIPSPVEKPLLTPDYELLHDLCLSPEGQVDGSQSNLQKKFTQLFCGLPSMHSESLGSTFLCTQGVSKNTLKPPYKEPHFLKVSPPIPLPEAAPPPSSTSPNESLDEPQRAQIGGVPFLTLSECKTLEWHLLQRQLQLQWGLPAVIARPPRVQSHTQYKHKPWNKAKPRETLKFFGPGKPFSALTRELFFIPQHARRLLEFHLQKRLIHLRWGLPQRIQRSINMLLSSTDLQSLPCGGSRLPNVSISQPGKPEAYGSGDTFLPTAGKGTTPMPHLFAKAQEMLKSHDTKCEQIREGKVPACVQSAWKGRIPGDLAAGTLFPNIPQGQPLELQAENNPDLHQEAVSWKPMDLDQEAQAFSGVFIEHCRRPQALSEETIKKLETTLRHKYLAFLSGLQALYCMAPTKATSPTVDQSVITTMPWSVKSPQKPLSQKSPLEALCLSGLEPCTQDDKETSANIAEEFQHGAQGHGRTEKVPPERQPLLNRPYSLDTEIMERVSFYLKRKALDIKLGISLKESVFQEPTATDLESESVQEPLGSPRESTLLQGPPTLCHVPVAPDPDKVCLKQPATAVQVVFQEQNQPSSRAVPHRSARQGSQVHRNMMEAQVHYVQMGTGGEMLNLGEPFSTESQSPGKSKSGYVPTVAGKRKIPGKPKVVGDLGEGDAGLGFSLVSLKTRQDGEQEKRLLHRQLQGSSLQAQTFHLEGACPHSPQESPELQFADPPPEVFMETDSEQDMEDSQSKESIVPEPARTAKAPQPMLSRASQGLPFPRSPTQRKPSQGQPGPGHVPPGHATPASPYTRPSRLPEAGLKNKMKLFFHSIKLKMKSKAHTEPSTVSTPGKVAKTSKENIDRGLPQAKSPTKKTKPEDFRGPKAQFSVVGPCLTPSYILDSKFWPRPRRVGSVSVLGHSYHCPRHCPRLAYANQQRNPP, from the exons ATGAAAAG cCAAAGCTGGGTCCCCAAGCAGGGAAATGTGCGGCAGCTCCTGTGTTTAGATCCCAGCTGCCAAATCTGTGAGGCTACGACTCTAGAGATTCGGCAGTTGCTGCAGAGTAAGAAAAGCCAGATCTCCCCTGCCTTGTTGGGACTGCCACAGAGAGCCGCTTGCCTGGAGATGCCCATATCCAGTGAGTCTTTTGAATGGAATCAGGATTTTTACTCCAGGTACTCCACAAACTCTCCAGTGGTGCCTGGAAACCAAACACTCACACAGCTAACAGAAGAGTTAACAGAGTCTACCAATGCAGATGGTGTCCTGCTTTGCTGGACTGATCCCCTCCAGATAGGACAGGAATTTCATCTGGCAGACATGCCCATGGCCTCTGAGACACTGGTTTCTCCAGGGCTTGAGGAGCCAGTGGTTTTAATGAATGAGGAAGACACAGTGCACAGCAATTTAAACTATATCCAGCAGCTCCAAGACCATgaggcattgaactcacagattcCTTTTCAGACCCTGACCCCACAGCTTACTGTCACACATCCTATGGCTGTGTCGATTGTCACCGATGCCCCGCAGCCATTCCTCAGTCCGGAAGTATTAAGGCTTTTGGAGATACATGTGAAAAAACTGATGCATTTCCAAAGGTGGGGGCTCCCCAGACGTGTAGAGGAGTCCCTAAAGCAATTCATGCCAAACCCACCAGTGTATCTCCCGCCAGAACATAACCAACCAGTTTCATTTATCCTGAATACTAGCTCTCAAGACTGTGTTCATAGGTTTGAGGGTATTTCGCCCGAGACCTGGTACTCATATATGGATGGACAACCTATCCAGACCTTTTGGGTTTCTGAGTGGTCTAGTGGTGACCAAGGACAAAGACTATCCTGCAAACCAATCCCTAGCCCTGTGGAAAAGCCCTTACTCACTCCTGACTATGAACTTTTACATGACCTCTGTCTATCGCCTGAGGGACAAGTTGATGGCTCCCAGAGCAATCTTCAGAAGAAATTCACTCAGTTATTCTGCGGTCTCCCTTCTATGCATAGTGAATCcttggggtccaccttcttgtgcACTCAAGGTGTCTCCAAGAATACACTCAAACCCCCCTACAAAGAGCCTCATTTCTTGAAGGTGTCCCCACCTATTCCCTTACCTGAGGCAGCCCCGCCCCCTTCTTCAACTTCTCCAAATGAGTCTTTGGATGAGCCTCAAAGAGCTCAGATCGGTGGTGTTCCATTTCTGACTCTGTCAGAATGTAAAACTTTGGAGTGGCATCTTCTACAAAGACAGCTTCAGCTTCAGTGGGGCCTGCCGGCTGTCATCGCTAGACCTCCACGTGTGCAGAGCCACACGCAGTATAAGCATAAGCCATGGAATAAAGCCAAGCCACGTGAGACTTTAAAATTTTTCGGGCCAGGAAAACCCTTCTCAGCTCTCACCAGAGAGCTTTTCTTCATCCCTCAGCACGCTCGCAGGCTGCTGGAATTCCACCTGCAGAAGCGGCTGATTCACCTTCGCTGGGGGCTGCCCCAGAGGATCCAGCGCTCCATAAATATGCTGCTCTCCTCAACAGACCTGCAGTCCCTGCCCTGCGGTGGCAGTAGGCTACCTAATGTGAGCATCTCACAGCCAGGGAAACCAGAGGCCTATGGGTCTGGTGATACGTTCTTACCCACAGCGGGCAAAGGAACAACCCCCATGCCACACTTGTTTGCCAAGGCAcaggaaatgttgaaaagccatgATACCAAATGTGAACAGATCCGGGAGGGCAAGGTCCCGGCCTGTGTCCAAAGCGCCTGGAAAGGCAGAATTCCTGGGGATTTGGCAGCAGGGACTTTATTCCCAAACATTCCACAAGGTCAGCCCCTGGAGCTTCAGGCAGAAAACAACCCTGACCTACATCAAGAAGCTGTTTCCTGGAAACCAATGGACCTTGACCAGGAGGCTCAGGCCTTTTCAGGTGTTTTCATTGAACACTGTAGGCGACCCCAAGCCCTGTCTGAGGAAACCattaagaaactggagacaactcTGAGACATAAGTATTTGGCCTTCCTGTCAGGCCTGCAGGCCCTTTACTGCATGGCCCCAACTAAAGCAACATCCCCAACTGTTGACCAATCTGTAATCACAACTATGCCCTGGTCTGTCAAAAGCCCACAGAAGCCCCTATCTCAGAAGTCTCCACTTGAAGCCCTATGCCTGAGTGGGCTTGAGCCCTGTACTCAAGATGACAAGGAGACTTCTGCAAACATTGCAGAAGAGTTCCAGCATGGAGCTCAGGGGCATGGAAGGACAGAGAAGGTGCCTCCAGAGAGACAGCCTCTCCTGAATAGACCCTACTCATTAGACACAGAGATCATGGAGAGAGTGAGTTTCTACCTGAAAAGGAAGGCTCTGGATATAAAGTTGGGAATTTCTCTAAAAGAGAGTGTGTTCCAAGAGCCAACTGCAACAGACTTGGAGAGTGAATCTGTTCAGGAGCCTCTCGGGAGTCCACGGGAAAGCACACTGCTACAGGGACCGCCCACCTTATGTCACGTTCCTGTAGCCCCAGATCCAGATAAGGTCTGCCTTAAACAGCCAGCTACTGCAGTGCAGGTTGTGTTTCAGGAGCAAAACCAACCGAGTTCCAGAGCAGTGCCCCATAGATCTGCCCGGCAGGGCTCACAAGTCCACAGGAATATGATGGAGGCCCAAGTGCACTATGTTCAGATGGGGACCGGTGGGGAAATGCTGAACCTAGGGGAACCCTTTAGCACTGAGTCCCAAAGCCCAGGCAAGAGTAAGTCAGGCTATGTCCCTACAGTGGCAGGCAAGAGAAAAATCCCAGGGAAACCCAAGGTCGTGGGGGACCTTGGAGAAGGGGACGCAGGTCTTGGATTTTCCCTGGTCAGTCTAAAGACACGCCAGGATGGAGAGCAGGAGAAGAGGCTCCTGCACAGACAACTCCAGGGCTCCTCACTACAGGCCCAAACCTTTCATCTTGAGGGTGCCTGTCCACACAGCCCCCAGGAGTCCCCTGAGCTCCAGTTCGCAGATCCACCTCCAGAAGTCTTCATGGAGACAGACTCTGAGCAGGACATGGAAGACAGTCAAAGCAAGGAATCCATTGTCCCAGAACCTGCGAGGACTGCTAAAGCCCCCCAGCCTATGCTCTCCCGGGCTTCCCAGGGCCTTCCTTTCCCACGCTCACCAACTCAGAGAAAGCCTTCTCAGGGCCAACCTGGTCCAGGTCACGTCCCACCAGGGCATGCAACGCCAGCCTCTCCCTACACGAGACCCAGCCGCCTTCCAGAGGCtggcttgaaaaataaaatgaaattattttttcattcaatTAAACTCAAGATGAAGAGCAAAGCACACACGGAGCCATCCACGGTCTCTACACCTGGAAAGGTGGCCAAAACCAGTAAAGAAAATATTGATAGGGGTCTGCCTCAAGCCAAGAGCcccaccaagaaaacaaagccagAGGACTTCAGAGGGCCCAAGGCCCAGTTTTCAGTAGTTGGCCCCTGTCTAACTCCTTCCTATATTCTAGACAGTAAGTTCTGGCCTCGACCTCGACGAGTTGGCTCTGTCTCAGTACTAGGCCACTCTTACCATTGCCCTCGGCACTGTCCTAGGTTGGCTTATGCCAATCAACAGAGAAACCCACCCTAG
- the Fam205a2 gene encoding protein FAM205A-2 isoform X1: MQRQEGTVRCKWWCSTQTRHRAPSLGAQLPVTVESHITLCPDSSARRLSREEDEKPCELLSIMKSQSWVPKQGNVRQLLCLDPSCQICEATTLEIRQLLQSKKSQISPALLGLPQRAACLEMPISSESFEWNQDFYSRYSTNSPVVPGNQTLTQLTEELTESTNADGVLLCWTDPLQIGQEFHLADMPMASETLVSPGLEEPVVLMNEEDTVHSNLNYIQQLQDHEALNSQIPFQTLTPQLTVTHPMAVSIVTDAPQPFLSPEVLRLLEIHVKKLMHFQRWGLPRRVEESLKQFMPNPPVYLPPEHNQPVSFILNTSSQDCVHRFEGISPETWYSYMDGQPIQTFWVSEWSSGDQGQRLSCKPIPSPVEKPLLTPDYELLHDLCLSPEGQVDGSQSNLQKKFTQLFCGLPSMHSESLGSTFLCTQGVSKNTLKPPYKEPHFLKVSPPIPLPEAAPPPSSTSPNESLDEPQRAQIGGVPFLTLSECKTLEWHLLQRQLQLQWGLPAVIARPPRVQSHTQYKHKPWNKAKPRETLKFFGPGKPFSALTRELFFIPQHARRLLEFHLQKRLIHLRWGLPQRIQRSINMLLSSTDLQSLPCGGSRLPNVSISQPGKPEAYGSGDTFLPTAGKGTTPMPHLFAKAQEMLKSHDTKCEQIREGKVPACVQSAWKGRIPGDLAAGTLFPNIPQGQPLELQAENNPDLHQEAVSWKPMDLDQEAQAFSGVFIEHCRRPQALSEETIKKLETTLRHKYLAFLSGLQALYCMAPTKATSPTVDQSVITTMPWSVKSPQKPLSQKSPLEALCLSGLEPCTQDDKETSANIAEEFQHGAQGHGRTEKVPPERQPLLNRPYSLDTEIMERVSFYLKRKALDIKLGISLKESVFQEPTATDLESESVQEPLGSPRESTLLQGPPTLCHVPVAPDPDKVCLKQPATAVQVVFQEQNQPSSRAVPHRSARQGSQVHRNMMEAQVHYVQMGTGGEMLNLGEPFSTESQSPGKSKSGYVPTVAGKRKIPGKPKVVGDLGEGDAGLGFSLVSLKTRQDGEQEKRLLHRQLQGSSLQAQTFHLEGACPHSPQESPELQFADPPPEVFMETDSEQDMEDSQSKESIVPEPARTAKAPQPMLSRASQGLPFPRSPTQRKPSQGQPGPGHVPPGHATPASPYTRPSRLPEAGLKNKMKLFFHSIKLKMKSKAHTEPSTVSTPGKVAKTSKENIDRGLPQAKSPTKKTKPEDFRGPKAQFSVVGPCLTPSYILDSKFWPRPRRVGSVSVLGHSYHCPRHCPRLAYANQQRNPP; the protein is encoded by the exons ATGCAGCGTCAAGAG GGGACAGTGCGTTGTAAATGGTGGTGCTCTACCCAGACAAGGCACAGAGCACCAAGTCTAGGAGCTCAGCTTCCTGTTACTGTAGAATCCCATATAACACTGTGTCCTgattcctcagccaggagactttCCCGAGAAGAAGATGAGAAGCCATGCGAGCTGCTCTCTATCATGAAAAG cCAAAGCTGGGTCCCCAAGCAGGGAAATGTGCGGCAGCTCCTGTGTTTAGATCCCAGCTGCCAAATCTGTGAGGCTACGACTCTAGAGATTCGGCAGTTGCTGCAGAGTAAGAAAAGCCAGATCTCCCCTGCCTTGTTGGGACTGCCACAGAGAGCCGCTTGCCTGGAGATGCCCATATCCAGTGAGTCTTTTGAATGGAATCAGGATTTTTACTCCAGGTACTCCACAAACTCTCCAGTGGTGCCTGGAAACCAAACACTCACACAGCTAACAGAAGAGTTAACAGAGTCTACCAATGCAGATGGTGTCCTGCTTTGCTGGACTGATCCCCTCCAGATAGGACAGGAATTTCATCTGGCAGACATGCCCATGGCCTCTGAGACACTGGTTTCTCCAGGGCTTGAGGAGCCAGTGGTTTTAATGAATGAGGAAGACACAGTGCACAGCAATTTAAACTATATCCAGCAGCTCCAAGACCATgaggcattgaactcacagattcCTTTTCAGACCCTGACCCCACAGCTTACTGTCACACATCCTATGGCTGTGTCGATTGTCACCGATGCCCCGCAGCCATTCCTCAGTCCGGAAGTATTAAGGCTTTTGGAGATACATGTGAAAAAACTGATGCATTTCCAAAGGTGGGGGCTCCCCAGACGTGTAGAGGAGTCCCTAAAGCAATTCATGCCAAACCCACCAGTGTATCTCCCGCCAGAACATAACCAACCAGTTTCATTTATCCTGAATACTAGCTCTCAAGACTGTGTTCATAGGTTTGAGGGTATTTCGCCCGAGACCTGGTACTCATATATGGATGGACAACCTATCCAGACCTTTTGGGTTTCTGAGTGGTCTAGTGGTGACCAAGGACAAAGACTATCCTGCAAACCAATCCCTAGCCCTGTGGAAAAGCCCTTACTCACTCCTGACTATGAACTTTTACATGACCTCTGTCTATCGCCTGAGGGACAAGTTGATGGCTCCCAGAGCAATCTTCAGAAGAAATTCACTCAGTTATTCTGCGGTCTCCCTTCTATGCATAGTGAATCcttggggtccaccttcttgtgcACTCAAGGTGTCTCCAAGAATACACTCAAACCCCCCTACAAAGAGCCTCATTTCTTGAAGGTGTCCCCACCTATTCCCTTACCTGAGGCAGCCCCGCCCCCTTCTTCAACTTCTCCAAATGAGTCTTTGGATGAGCCTCAAAGAGCTCAGATCGGTGGTGTTCCATTTCTGACTCTGTCAGAATGTAAAACTTTGGAGTGGCATCTTCTACAAAGACAGCTTCAGCTTCAGTGGGGCCTGCCGGCTGTCATCGCTAGACCTCCACGTGTGCAGAGCCACACGCAGTATAAGCATAAGCCATGGAATAAAGCCAAGCCACGTGAGACTTTAAAATTTTTCGGGCCAGGAAAACCCTTCTCAGCTCTCACCAGAGAGCTTTTCTTCATCCCTCAGCACGCTCGCAGGCTGCTGGAATTCCACCTGCAGAAGCGGCTGATTCACCTTCGCTGGGGGCTGCCCCAGAGGATCCAGCGCTCCATAAATATGCTGCTCTCCTCAACAGACCTGCAGTCCCTGCCCTGCGGTGGCAGTAGGCTACCTAATGTGAGCATCTCACAGCCAGGGAAACCAGAGGCCTATGGGTCTGGTGATACGTTCTTACCCACAGCGGGCAAAGGAACAACCCCCATGCCACACTTGTTTGCCAAGGCAcaggaaatgttgaaaagccatgATACCAAATGTGAACAGATCCGGGAGGGCAAGGTCCCGGCCTGTGTCCAAAGCGCCTGGAAAGGCAGAATTCCTGGGGATTTGGCAGCAGGGACTTTATTCCCAAACATTCCACAAGGTCAGCCCCTGGAGCTTCAGGCAGAAAACAACCCTGACCTACATCAAGAAGCTGTTTCCTGGAAACCAATGGACCTTGACCAGGAGGCTCAGGCCTTTTCAGGTGTTTTCATTGAACACTGTAGGCGACCCCAAGCCCTGTCTGAGGAAACCattaagaaactggagacaactcTGAGACATAAGTATTTGGCCTTCCTGTCAGGCCTGCAGGCCCTTTACTGCATGGCCCCAACTAAAGCAACATCCCCAACTGTTGACCAATCTGTAATCACAACTATGCCCTGGTCTGTCAAAAGCCCACAGAAGCCCCTATCTCAGAAGTCTCCACTTGAAGCCCTATGCCTGAGTGGGCTTGAGCCCTGTACTCAAGATGACAAGGAGACTTCTGCAAACATTGCAGAAGAGTTCCAGCATGGAGCTCAGGGGCATGGAAGGACAGAGAAGGTGCCTCCAGAGAGACAGCCTCTCCTGAATAGACCCTACTCATTAGACACAGAGATCATGGAGAGAGTGAGTTTCTACCTGAAAAGGAAGGCTCTGGATATAAAGTTGGGAATTTCTCTAAAAGAGAGTGTGTTCCAAGAGCCAACTGCAACAGACTTGGAGAGTGAATCTGTTCAGGAGCCTCTCGGGAGTCCACGGGAAAGCACACTGCTACAGGGACCGCCCACCTTATGTCACGTTCCTGTAGCCCCAGATCCAGATAAGGTCTGCCTTAAACAGCCAGCTACTGCAGTGCAGGTTGTGTTTCAGGAGCAAAACCAACCGAGTTCCAGAGCAGTGCCCCATAGATCTGCCCGGCAGGGCTCACAAGTCCACAGGAATATGATGGAGGCCCAAGTGCACTATGTTCAGATGGGGACCGGTGGGGAAATGCTGAACCTAGGGGAACCCTTTAGCACTGAGTCCCAAAGCCCAGGCAAGAGTAAGTCAGGCTATGTCCCTACAGTGGCAGGCAAGAGAAAAATCCCAGGGAAACCCAAGGTCGTGGGGGACCTTGGAGAAGGGGACGCAGGTCTTGGATTTTCCCTGGTCAGTCTAAAGACACGCCAGGATGGAGAGCAGGAGAAGAGGCTCCTGCACAGACAACTCCAGGGCTCCTCACTACAGGCCCAAACCTTTCATCTTGAGGGTGCCTGTCCACACAGCCCCCAGGAGTCCCCTGAGCTCCAGTTCGCAGATCCACCTCCAGAAGTCTTCATGGAGACAGACTCTGAGCAGGACATGGAAGACAGTCAAAGCAAGGAATCCATTGTCCCAGAACCTGCGAGGACTGCTAAAGCCCCCCAGCCTATGCTCTCCCGGGCTTCCCAGGGCCTTCCTTTCCCACGCTCACCAACTCAGAGAAAGCCTTCTCAGGGCCAACCTGGTCCAGGTCACGTCCCACCAGGGCATGCAACGCCAGCCTCTCCCTACACGAGACCCAGCCGCCTTCCAGAGGCtggcttgaaaaataaaatgaaattattttttcattcaatTAAACTCAAGATGAAGAGCAAAGCACACACGGAGCCATCCACGGTCTCTACACCTGGAAAGGTGGCCAAAACCAGTAAAGAAAATATTGATAGGGGTCTGCCTCAAGCCAAGAGCcccaccaagaaaacaaagccagAGGACTTCAGAGGGCCCAAGGCCCAGTTTTCAGTAGTTGGCCCCTGTCTAACTCCTTCCTATATTCTAGACAGTAAGTTCTGGCCTCGACCTCGACGAGTTGGCTCTGTCTCAGTACTAGGCCACTCTTACCATTGCCCTCGGCACTGTCCTAGGTTGGCTTATGCCAATCAACAGAGAAACCCACCCTAG